In a genomic window of Verrucomicrobiota bacterium:
- a CDS encoding family 1 glycosylhydrolase produces MNHLNDQNQSSPFFWGVSSSGYQHEGGYNNQGEPLNNWAQWEKQREVAPSGLAADFWKIYAEDFSLARSLGINSFRLGIEWTRLQPSLDIRSTQIPAYDLKALSHYAGMISSAYEQGLTPLVTLFHFTHPNWLGSDPWLKTENIDLLSNHCVDTVEWINHKLIENGHPPLRWIITINEANILILNQYILGIFPGSFKRGPLYAQKALVNLYTAHVRTYSRLKKLYAKNKWGEVNISTNNFCHDLYWVDRVWYDVLHFGQGKKPLHDLPLYLKRRAKEFDHDFRDAKLPLKKDPSYAFGMLARKLQLALLPKLFTENSLRPLWEEMYESGETRFFDYVAFDYYDPFSAHAFRWPVWWDWEYQTKSLRMQMLQAVTSKWWDWRMLPQGLGFFIRSYAKSFPGFDIVIAENGMATRRSFNNKLYPRFDRVHRSAYLSAHLEAVDTAIQEGFPVKGYFHWSMTDNYEWGSYAPRFGLYSIDFTQGTRRMPVDPFGDNPSETYRRLIMKYTRGTTPLL; encoded by the coding sequence ATGAATCATCTGAATGACCAAAATCAATCTTCTCCCTTTTTTTGGGGCGTATCCTCTTCCGGTTACCAACACGAAGGGGGATACAATAATCAGGGTGAACCTCTTAATAATTGGGCTCAATGGGAAAAACAGCGTGAGGTCGCACCCTCGGGACTTGCTGCTGACTTCTGGAAAATTTACGCAGAAGACTTTTCCCTAGCCAGATCCTTGGGCATTAATTCATTCCGGCTGGGAATCGAATGGACCAGACTCCAACCTTCCTTAGATATCCGGTCCACTCAAATACCGGCTTATGACCTGAAGGCCCTTTCCCATTATGCCGGGATGATATCCTCGGCTTACGAACAAGGATTAACCCCGTTGGTCACCCTTTTCCACTTTACCCATCCAAATTGGCTCGGGAGCGATCCTTGGTTAAAAACAGAAAATATCGACTTACTCAGCAATCATTGCGTTGATACGGTCGAATGGATCAATCATAAACTCATCGAAAATGGACATCCTCCCTTGCGCTGGATTATCACCATAAATGAGGCCAATATCCTCATCCTCAACCAATACATTCTGGGAATATTCCCCGGCTCCTTCAAGCGAGGCCCCCTTTACGCCCAAAAAGCACTCGTCAACCTCTACACTGCCCATGTCCGTACCTACAGCAGGCTTAAAAAACTATATGCCAAAAATAAGTGGGGCGAGGTGAATATTTCGACAAATAACTTTTGCCATGATCTTTATTGGGTGGACCGAGTCTGGTACGATGTACTCCACTTTGGTCAGGGTAAAAAACCATTACACGACCTCCCACTCTACCTGAAACGGCGCGCCAAAGAGTTTGATCACGATTTCCGTGATGCCAAGCTCCCCCTCAAAAAAGATCCCTCCTACGCTTTCGGTATGCTGGCAAGAAAACTCCAACTCGCCTTGTTACCCAAACTCTTTACAGAAAATTCCCTGCGTCCACTCTGGGAAGAGATGTATGAATCTGGTGAAACCCGTTTTTTTGATTATGTGGCATTTGACTATTACGATCCCTTCAGCGCACACGCTTTTCGCTGGCCGGTCTGGTGGGATTGGGAATACCAGACAAAGTCCCTCAGGATGCAAATGTTGCAAGCCGTTACGAGTAAATGGTGGGATTGGCGTATGCTTCCCCAAGGATTAGGATTCTTTATCCGGTCTTATGCAAAGTCTTTTCCAGGCTTTGACATTGTTATTGCTGAAAACGGGATGGCTACCAGAAGATCATTTAACAACAAACTCTATCCCCGTTTTGACAGGGTTCACCGCAGTGCTTACCTCTCTGCTCATTTGGAGGCTGTGGACACAGCGATTCAAGAAGGTTTCCCGGTTAAAGGCTATTTTCATTGGTCAATGACTGATAATTATGAATGGGGATCATACGCCCCACGCTTCGGGCTTTATTCCATTGATTTTACCCAAGGCACCCGCCGCATGCCCGTGGATCCCTTCGGCGACAATCCTTCAGAAACCTACCGGCGCTTGATTATGAAATACACTCGAGGAACTACTCCGCTCCTATAG